In one Staphylococcus lutrae genomic region, the following are encoded:
- a CDS encoding M20 family metallopeptidase, producing MQERAQRILDYIDQHRLTYIDISHQIHDRPEIGNEEIFASRLLIEHLKAQQFQIERDIAGHSTGFIATYDSGAPGPKISYLAEYDALPGLGHACGHNIIGTASVLAAIALKQVIDEIGGQVIVFGCPAEEGGENGSAKASYVREGLFDQIDVALMVHPGNETYRTVPTLAVDVLDIKFYGKSAHASENAEEARNALDAMLSYFNGVAQLRQHIKKTERVHGVILEGGQAANIIPDFTHARFYTRATTRKDLDVLTARVHDIAKGAAIQTGCEFEFGPIQNGVNEFIQSDALDDLFEQYATLLGEEVSHDDFGYGSTDTGNVSHVVPTIHPHIKIGPKSLVGHTHRFREAAVSPMGDQALIIGAKTIALMGARLIQDDALLQTIQRQHQNKRES from the coding sequence ATGCAGGAGAGAGCGCAGCGGATTTTAGATTATATTGACCAACATAGATTGACCTATATCGATATCAGTCATCAAATACATGATCGGCCAGAGATCGGAAATGAAGAAATTTTCGCTTCGAGATTATTAATCGAACATTTAAAGGCACAACAATTTCAAATAGAGAGAGACATTGCTGGGCATTCAACTGGATTTATTGCGACATACGACTCAGGCGCACCGGGTCCTAAAATCAGTTATCTTGCCGAATATGATGCATTACCAGGGCTCGGTCATGCATGTGGACATAATATTATCGGAACAGCGAGTGTGTTAGCGGCCATTGCGTTAAAACAAGTTATTGATGAGATTGGGGGACAGGTCATTGTGTTTGGTTGTCCCGCTGAAGAAGGTGGGGAGAACGGAAGTGCAAAAGCATCATATGTTCGTGAAGGTTTATTTGATCAGATTGATGTTGCACTGATGGTACATCCAGGTAATGAAACATATCGTACAGTTCCGACACTTGCCGTCGATGTTCTGGATATTAAATTTTATGGGAAGAGTGCACATGCTTCGGAAAACGCAGAAGAAGCCCGTAACGCTTTGGATGCGATGTTAAGCTATTTCAATGGCGTGGCACAGCTCCGTCAACATATTAAAAAAACGGAACGCGTCCATGGCGTCATTTTAGAAGGTGGACAAGCGGCGAATATTATACCAGATTTTACGCACGCACGATTTTATACACGTGCAACGACGCGCAAAGATTTAGATGTATTGACGGCAAGAGTACATGATATTGCAAAGGGCGCTGCCATACAAACGGGTTGTGAATTTGAATTTGGGCCAATTCAAAATGGCGTTAATGAATTTATTCAATCTGATGCGTTAGATGACTTATTTGAGCAATATGCGACTTTACTTGGGGAGGAAGTGAGTCATGATGATTTCGGTTACGGTTCAACGGACACAGGCAATGTGAGTCATGTTGTCCCAACGATTCATCCGCATATTAAAATAGGACCTAAAAGCTTAGTGGGTCATACACATCGTTTTCGTGAAGCAGCAGTAAGTCCGATGGGGGATCAAGCATTGATTATAGGCGCAAAAACGATTGCACTGATGGGAGCGAGATTGATACAAGATGATGCGTTGTTACAAACGATTCAACGGCAACATCAAAATAAAAGGGAGTCATAA
- a CDS encoding S-ribosylhomocysteine lyase translates to MPKMNVESFNLDHTKVVAPFIRLAGTMKGLNGDDIYKYDIRFKQPNKAHMEMPSLHSLEHLMAENIRNHTDKVVDLSPMGCQTGFYVSFINHTDYDDVLNIIEKTLNDVISAKEVPACNEVQCGWAASHSLEGAQAIAQSFLEQRDQWHDVFGTGNTATS, encoded by the coding sequence ATGCCAAAAATGAATGTAGAAAGTTTTAATCTCGATCACACTAAAGTCGTTGCACCATTTATTCGGCTTGCTGGCACAATGAAAGGGCTCAATGGAGATGATATTTATAAATATGATATACGGTTTAAACAACCGAACAAAGCGCATATGGAAATGCCCAGTCTCCATTCTTTGGAACATTTAATGGCAGAAAACATTCGCAATCATACAGATAAAGTCGTTGATTTAAGTCCAATGGGGTGTCAGACTGGTTTCTATGTCTCGTTTATTAATCACACAGATTATGATGACGTACTCAATATTATTGAAAAAACGCTCAACGACGTGATTTCAGCTAAAGAAGTCCCTGCATGCAACGAAGTCCAATGTGGTTGGGCCGCTTCTCACTCGTTAGAAGGCGCTCAAGCCATTGCACAATCCTTTTTAGAACAACGCGATCAATGGCACGATGTTTTTGGAACAGGAAACACGGCCACTTCTTAA
- a CDS encoding pyrimidine-nucleoside phosphorylase, which produces MRMVDIIAKKRDGHALTKEEIEFVVNGYTNDDIPDYQMSSLAMAIFFQDMTDEERVHLTMAMVESGDQIDLSNIQGIKVDKHSTGGVGDTTTLVLAPLVAALDVPVAKMSGRGLGHTGGTIDKLESVAGFHVEISEEEFVKLVNEDRVAVIGQTGNLTPADKKIYALRDVTGTINSIPLIASSIMSKKIAAGADAIVLDVKTGNGAFMKTIEDAEALAHAMVKIGNQVGRQTMAILSDMSQPLGRAIGNALELKEAIDTLKGEGPEDLTELVLTLGSQMVVLAQKATDLDEARTMLQEVIDNGQALEKFKTFLSNQGGDASVVDDPSKLPTAQYQFELPAKQSGVVSEMIANEIGIASMMLGAGRQTKEDEIDLAVGLVLNKKIGDKVEAGESLLTIYANSEDVEQVKQKLYDNIMISDHAETPQLIHKVITE; this is translated from the coding sequence ATGAGAATGGTGGACATTATTGCGAAAAAGAGGGATGGTCACGCATTAACGAAAGAAGAAATTGAATTTGTAGTGAATGGATATACGAACGATGACATTCCAGACTATCAGATGTCAAGTTTGGCCATGGCAATTTTTTTCCAAGATATGACAGATGAGGAACGTGTACATTTAACGATGGCAATGGTGGAATCTGGTGATCAAATTGATTTATCGAATATTCAAGGCATTAAAGTGGACAAACATTCTACTGGGGGTGTAGGCGATACGACAACGCTTGTGCTTGCGCCGTTAGTCGCTGCATTGGATGTCCCTGTTGCTAAGATGAGTGGCCGTGGATTAGGGCATACTGGTGGGACAATTGATAAATTAGAATCAGTGGCGGGTTTTCATGTTGAAATTTCAGAGGAAGAATTTGTCAAGCTCGTTAACGAAGACCGTGTCGCTGTGATTGGACAAACCGGAAATCTTACGCCTGCGGACAAAAAAATCTACGCTTTACGTGATGTAACAGGAACAATTAACTCTATTCCATTGATTGCTTCTTCAATTATGAGTAAAAAAATTGCGGCGGGTGCAGATGCGATTGTATTAGATGTAAAAACGGGTAACGGTGCATTTATGAAGACGATAGAAGATGCCGAAGCGTTAGCACATGCGATGGTTAAAATCGGTAATCAGGTGGGGCGTCAAACGATGGCGATTCTTTCTGATATGAGCCAACCACTCGGTCGTGCAATAGGGAATGCGTTGGAGCTTAAAGAAGCGATTGATACTTTGAAAGGGGAAGGGCCGGAAGATTTAACAGAACTTGTACTGACATTAGGTTCACAAATGGTCGTATTGGCTCAAAAGGCAACGGATTTAGACGAAGCGCGCACAATGTTACAAGAAGTGATTGATAATGGTCAAGCGCTTGAGAAATTCAAAACATTTTTAAGTAATCAAGGTGGCGATGCGTCAGTGGTCGATGATCCTTCAAAATTACCGACAGCACAATATCAATTTGAATTACCTGCCAAACAAAGTGGGGTTGTTTCAGAAATGATTGCAAATGAAATTGGTATCGCCTCAATGATGTTAGGTGCGGGTCGTCAAACGAAAGAAGATGAGATTGATTTAGCGGTTGGATTGGTTTTAAACAAAAAAATTGGCGACAAAGTAGAAGCTGGAGAATCGCTACTTACGATTTATGCAAATAGTGAAGATGTAGAACAAGTGAAACAAAAATTGTACGATAATATTATGATTTCAGATCATGCAGAAACACCGCAGCTGATTCATAAGGTGATTACAGAATAA
- the deoD gene encoding purine-nucleoside phosphorylase, whose product MTQGTPHIQPNGKKIAKTVLMPGDPLRAKFIAENFLENVEQFNEVRNMFGYTGTYKGKTISVMGSGMGIPSIGIYSYELYHFFDVDTIIRIGSCGAMQEDIQLYDIIIGQGASTNSNYVDQFQIPGHFAPLADFDLVVKAKEAADTIGARAHVGNILSSDTFYNANPDFNQKWIDMGILGVEMESAGLYLNATKAGKKALGLFTVSDHLLRDEATTAEERQNSFTQMMEIALEIAEG is encoded by the coding sequence ATGACACAAGGTACACCCCATATTCAACCCAATGGTAAAAAAATCGCTAAAACGGTTTTAATGCCTGGAGATCCATTACGCGCTAAATTTATCGCTGAAAACTTTTTAGAAAATGTAGAACAATTCAATGAAGTGCGTAACATGTTCGGTTATACAGGGACTTACAAAGGGAAAACGATTTCAGTGATGGGTTCCGGTATGGGCATTCCAAGCATCGGTATTTACTCTTATGAACTGTATCACTTCTTTGATGTTGATACGATTATCCGCATCGGTTCTTGTGGCGCAATGCAAGAGGATATCCAACTTTACGACATCATTATTGGACAAGGGGCTTCGACAAACTCTAATTACGTCGATCAATTCCAAATTCCAGGACACTTTGCACCACTTGCTGATTTTGATCTCGTTGTTAAAGCAAAAGAAGCCGCAGATACAATAGGTGCACGTGCACATGTCGGCAATATTTTATCATCTGATACTTTTTACAACGCAAATCCTGATTTCAATCAAAAATGGATTGATATGGGCATCTTAGGTGTGGAAATGGAATCGGCAGGACTTTATCTCAATGCAACAAAAGCCGGTAAGAAAGCTTTAGGTCTTTTTACTGTTAGTGATCATTTACTTCGTGATGAAGCCACAACTGCAGAAGAACGTCAAAATTCATTTACACAAATGATGGAAATTGCATTAGAAATCGCAGAAGGATAA
- a CDS encoding thiol-disulfide oxidoreductase DCC family protein yields MPIVYYDDRCVYCYNYAIWLIRHGLSRRYVFVPLKSAAGDALRASHPEVLAYNSVVLQEGDQLTFQSTAIVKLIYALDRYKALAVLLWLIPRPLRNLGYQLFANNRDKMWQTDWAQATDDEQSFFL; encoded by the coding sequence ATGCCAATCGTTTATTACGACGATCGCTGTGTATATTGTTATAATTATGCCATTTGGTTAATTCGCCATGGTTTATCTAGACGTTATGTATTCGTTCCGTTAAAGAGTGCGGCTGGGGATGCTTTAAGGGCATCACATCCCGAAGTGTTGGCGTATAATAGCGTTGTGTTACAGGAAGGAGATCAACTCACTTTTCAATCAACAGCAATTGTAAAATTGATTTATGCGTTAGATCGTTATAAAGCTTTAGCCGTATTACTGTGGCTTATCCCTCGACCACTTAGAAATTTAGGATATCAACTTTTTGCTAATAATAGGGACAAAATGTGGCAGACGGATTGGGCCCAAGCAACGGATGACGAGCAATCATTTTTTCTATAA
- a CDS encoding EVE domain-containing protein, which yields MTAETNYFWLNCGYNRWNHNEPLVGQTTVFESGAQFNPTQGFRAFKQAKIGDKVIFYQVQTDAGLLGWGEITRVQTGAQNKIHVEFKFNEMFKALTTDYLKRSEALEFRMNNMKETLFNKISYDEFELIKGLGSGEVSIPRYFFIAETENFECGETYTIYTHTLNGIKRNGYHHYTQLEVGDQMIVYNRFSNQSVVGRAEVAHHIHQRPPEAGRTNSTAIELRYIEDIHPVSLMTLNKHPKLKNLYFLQENAKQAIASLTPTQFNAIMEMSENDGLKGQFEAVPSTESGGQDDELKPFILLLAEAHESGLNSAQALVEKANATPVMTVGHPDFTEEMLYGRYLPNEAGALYYREGFITELMPKTDRQFLVIDQFERIDVAIFQTFINVLEGYEMTLPRYHKNGSMVKWSKEKDSFYRFNPNWHIVGVTYLTPQEVKAQYPAQFLKYARIVQVKQ from the coding sequence ATGACAGCAGAAACGAATTATTTTTGGCTGAATTGCGGTTATAATAGATGGAATCACAATGAACCACTTGTTGGGCAAACAACCGTGTTTGAATCAGGTGCACAGTTTAATCCAACACAAGGTTTTCGTGCTTTTAAACAAGCCAAAATCGGTGATAAGGTCATCTTCTACCAAGTGCAAACGGATGCAGGTTTACTCGGGTGGGGAGAAATCACTCGTGTACAAACAGGTGCACAAAATAAAATACATGTAGAATTTAAATTCAATGAAATGTTTAAGGCGTTGACGACGGACTATCTTAAGAGAAGTGAAGCGTTAGAGTTTCGAATGAATAACATGAAAGAAACGCTTTTCAACAAGATTTCCTATGATGAGTTTGAATTGATTAAAGGCTTGGGAAGTGGAGAAGTATCCATTCCACGATACTTTTTTATTGCCGAAACGGAAAACTTTGAATGTGGTGAAACGTATACGATTTATACGCATACATTAAACGGTATTAAACGCAATGGCTATCATCATTACACACAACTGGAAGTCGGAGATCAGATGATTGTCTACAATCGCTTTTCCAATCAATCCGTTGTGGGACGCGCAGAAGTTGCACATCATATTCATCAGCGACCACCTGAAGCGGGGAGAACGAATAGCACTGCGATTGAGCTACGTTACATAGAGGATATACATCCTGTCAGCTTGATGACTTTAAATAAGCATCCTAAACTTAAAAATTTGTACTTTTTGCAAGAAAACGCAAAACAAGCCATTGCGAGCTTAACGCCTACACAATTTAATGCGATTATGGAAATGAGCGAAAATGATGGTTTAAAAGGCCAATTCGAAGCAGTTCCGTCCACTGAAAGCGGGGGACAGGATGATGAACTCAAGCCATTTATCTTGCTCTTAGCAGAGGCGCATGAGAGCGGATTAAATTCGGCACAAGCACTTGTTGAAAAAGCGAACGCAACGCCTGTGATGACTGTGGGTCATCCAGACTTTACAGAAGAGATGCTCTATGGCAGATATTTACCAAATGAAGCCGGTGCATTATATTATAGAGAAGGATTTATTACAGAGTTGATGCCTAAAACAGATCGTCAGTTTTTAGTGATTGATCAGTTTGAGCGTATCGATGTCGCTATTTTCCAAACATTTATTAATGTCTTGGAAGGCTATGAAATGACTTTACCACGCTATCATAAAAATGGGAGTATGGTGAAGTGGAGTAAAGAGAAAGACTCTTTTTACCGTTTTAATCCCAATTGGCATATCGTTGGTGTGACGTATTTGACACCACAAGAAGTGAAAGCGCAATATCCTGCACAATTTCTTAAATATGCCCGTATTGTACAAGTCAAACAATAA
- the manA gene encoding mannose-6-phosphate isomerase, class I produces the protein MPLILEPVFQERIWGGTNLAQFGYDLPSDHTGEVWGISAHPHGANRILNGPYKGQTLDEVWENQPKLFGEFPTQKFPLLTKILDATEKLSVQVHPDDTYAYEHENGEYGKTECWYILEAKPGAEIIYGTYAESREVLNQMLDDHEFEHLFKRVPVQKGDFFFVPAGTVHGIGEGIMILETQQSSDTTYRIYDYDRVDQDGKKRELHIEKGKDVISIGEESPNVIPQTEVIENHKCTTFVQNHFFTVAKWEVNGTLNYMKPREFVLVSVLEGQGQLITDGEIYDIQKGNHLILTAEDLDNVFEGEFTLMVSYV, from the coding sequence ATGCCATTAATACTTGAACCTGTATTTCAAGAAAGAATTTGGGGTGGAACAAATCTCGCACAATTCGGTTATGATTTACCAAGTGACCATACTGGAGAGGTATGGGGGATTTCAGCGCATCCACACGGCGCCAACCGCATTTTAAATGGGCCGTATAAAGGGCAAACATTGGATGAAGTATGGGAAAACCAACCTAAATTGTTCGGGGAGTTTCCAACACAGAAATTCCCATTATTAACTAAGATTTTAGATGCAACTGAAAAGCTTTCTGTCCAAGTTCATCCGGATGATACATATGCATATGAACATGAAAATGGTGAATATGGTAAAACGGAATGTTGGTATATACTTGAAGCGAAACCAGGTGCAGAGATTATTTATGGAACATATGCGGAATCACGTGAAGTATTAAATCAAATGTTAGATGACCATGAGTTTGAACATTTATTTAAACGTGTTCCTGTACAAAAAGGGGATTTCTTTTTCGTTCCAGCTGGGACTGTGCATGGAATTGGTGAAGGGATAATGATTTTGGAAACACAACAATCATCGGATACGACTTATCGTATTTATGACTATGACCGCGTGGATCAAGATGGAAAGAAACGTGAATTACACATTGAAAAGGGTAAAGATGTCATTAGTATAGGCGAAGAAAGTCCGAATGTTATTCCGCAAACAGAAGTCATTGAAAACCATAAATGTACGACTTTTGTTCAAAACCATTTCTTCACAGTAGCGAAATGGGAAGTCAACGGGACATTGAATTATATGAAACCACGAGAGTTTGTGCTTGTGTCTGTACTTGAAGGACAAGGCCAATTGATTACAGATGGCGAGATTTATGATATTCAAAAAGGAAATCATTTAATTTTAACAGCAGAAGATTTAGATAATGTGTTTGAAGGGGAATTTACGCTCATGGTGAGCTACGTTTAA
- a CDS encoding FadR/GntR family transcriptional regulator — protein MKISSQKIYEKIADILIQQIEEGILKEGERLPSIQKLAETYGVSSASIREALNALRIIGLIEIKHGYGTFVKQKQPLLFDFTSQALTQKRIQEILELREVVEVATAQLAASRRTEEDIQVMTVALEEMNRAIQHNKSGEEADLRFHLAIAKASDNQLLYELLNNIADLIQQTMKGTRHIYIYSRQKTMEKLMEEHLVILEAIKNKEGAASSQLMAAHLAETRQTLVENYIVNAD, from the coding sequence ATGAAGATTTCAAGTCAAAAAATTTATGAAAAGATTGCGGATATATTGATTCAACAAATTGAAGAAGGCATTTTGAAAGAAGGGGAACGTTTGCCTTCCATTCAAAAACTTGCAGAAACGTATGGCGTGAGTAGCGCTTCCATTCGAGAAGCACTCAATGCATTACGTATTATTGGATTGATTGAAATCAAGCATGGCTATGGCACGTTCGTTAAACAAAAACAGCCATTGTTATTCGATTTTACATCACAAGCGTTGACACAAAAACGCATTCAAGAAATTTTGGAGCTGCGTGAAGTTGTGGAAGTTGCAACAGCACAGTTGGCAGCGTCACGACGGACAGAAGAAGATATTCAAGTGATGACGGTCGCATTAGAAGAAATGAACAGAGCGATTCAGCATAACAAGTCGGGAGAAGAAGCGGATTTAAGATTTCATCTGGCTATTGCGAAAGCATCAGACAATCAACTTTTGTACGAGCTGTTGAATAACATTGCGGATTTAATTCAACAAACAATGAAAGGAACGCGTCATATCTACATTTATAGTCGTCAAAAAACAATGGAAAAGTTGATGGAGGAGCATCTTGTTATTTTAGAAGCGATTAAAAATAAAGAAGGGGCAGCTTCGTCTCAACTGATGGCGGCGCATTTGGCAGAGACACGTCAAACATTAGTAGAGAATTATATCGTGAATGCAGATTAA
- a CDS encoding lytic transglycosylase, whose amino-acid sequence MFTFTKLFWHNTQNQKPKLFSISIIGFVILLLLTILSMSPFNVLLQLWQFSVLSGNQNFTYLILMMVASIILTICLFTMLIFPFFVGVIQAIHHSIVDGYTLQWKNLVGAFKKGVWGKTVLTGVFVLLFIVFTLIVYALVNAGVTFLIQKLFNLIRSTNNGQSFLQLIISILIVIASFVSSIVVWLAGIYITHVAVSINEDATRSLKIHFKEAWRGMRNGHQTFFRFLLGLLLINLLFIIINEPVNFLIQQNLAHISQNIANTLSIVLSILLLLIRYFIYFILIGSIVQYFVRRGSQSPTL is encoded by the coding sequence TTGTTTACATTTACCAAACTATTCTGGCACAATACACAAAATCAGAAACCTAAATTATTCTCAATTTCTATCATTGGTTTTGTCATTTTATTACTGCTAACAATATTATCCATGTCACCTTTTAATGTATTGCTTCAACTATGGCAATTTTCTGTCTTATCAGGAAACCAAAACTTTACTTATTTAATTCTTATGATGGTTGCCTCTATTATTTTAACCATTTGCTTATTTACAATGTTGATTTTCCCATTTTTTGTTGGCGTGATTCAGGCAATCCATCACAGTATCGTTGATGGTTACACCTTGCAATGGAAAAATTTAGTTGGTGCGTTTAAGAAAGGCGTATGGGGTAAAACCGTTCTCACAGGTGTATTTGTACTATTATTCATTGTATTCACACTGATTGTCTATGCTTTAGTGAATGCCGGCGTAACATTTTTGATACAAAAACTGTTCAATCTTATTCGTTCAACGAATAACGGACAAAGCTTTTTACAATTGATCATTAGTATTCTCATCGTCATCGCTTCATTTGTGTCAAGTATCGTAGTTTGGCTTGCAGGGATTTATATCACTCATGTCGCTGTTTCTATCAATGAAGATGCGACGCGCTCACTTAAAATCCATTTTAAAGAGGCATGGAGAGGAATGAGAAATGGACATCAAACATTTTTCCGTTTCTTATTAGGATTACTGTTAATCAATTTACTGTTTATCATCATTAATGAACCGGTCAACTTTTTAATTCAACAAAACCTAGCACATATCTCACAAAATATCGCGAATACTTTATCAATCGTGTTGAGTATTTTATTACTATTGATTCGTTACTTCATTTACTTCATCCTCATCGGGAGTATCGTACAATACTTTGTACGTCGAGGCAGTCAATCTCCTACCTTATAA
- a CDS encoding Cof-type HAD-IIB family hydrolase: MQNVKAIFLDMDGTILQSHNRASEKTAQILNQLREKGYKVFLATGRAYEEIHLLIPDDLVFDGVISSNGTLGHVGDHVLFEHDLSEATVAQIVAAAQQDGIYYEIFPFTEPRFALEEDQTWMLNMVAGDKPEAVHQSEWLSRHEAIKEKLTWRSSLPADLGYSKIYLFHPDLKQIEPFRNRMIEQIEALRIEVSNSTPNNVETMAYQVNKGTGIVEMCRHFNIDRSETLVMGDSDNDRTMFEKGAITVAMKNAAPHIKAMATYETEFDNNADGAALFLQQHLLQNEGL, translated from the coding sequence ATGCAAAATGTAAAAGCAATTTTTTTAGATATGGATGGTACAATTCTGCAAAGCCACAATAGAGCTTCTGAAAAGACAGCACAAATATTGAATCAATTACGTGAAAAAGGCTATAAAGTCTTTTTAGCGACTGGGCGCGCATATGAAGAAATTCATCTTTTAATTCCAGATGATTTGGTCTTTGACGGTGTCATTTCATCAAACGGTACGTTGGGCCATGTGGGAGACCATGTTTTATTCGAACATGATTTAAGTGAGGCAACTGTTGCTCAAATCGTCGCTGCTGCACAGCAGGATGGGATATATTATGAAATTTTTCCGTTTACAGAACCTCGATTTGCATTGGAAGAAGATCAAACATGGATGTTGAATATGGTAGCAGGTGATAAGCCTGAAGCTGTCCATCAAAGTGAATGGCTTTCTCGACATGAGGCGATTAAAGAAAAGTTAACTTGGCGGTCTTCGTTACCAGCTGATCTGGGCTATTCAAAAATATATTTATTCCATCCGGATTTAAAGCAAATCGAACCATTTCGCAATCGTATGATTGAACAGATAGAGGCGTTGCGCATTGAAGTGTCTAACTCTACTCCGAATAACGTTGAAACGATGGCGTATCAAGTGAATAAAGGCACAGGTATTGTGGAAATGTGTCGTCATTTCAATATAGATCGTTCTGAAACATTAGTGATGGGTGATAGTGATAACGATCGAACAATGTTTGAAAAAGGCGCCATCACTGTTGCAATGAAAAATGCTGCGCCACACATTAAAGCGATGGCAACTTACGAAACAGAATTTGACAATAACGCTGATGGAGCAGCCCTGTTTTTACAGCAACACCTATTGCAAAATGAAGGACTTTAA
- the glmS gene encoding glutamine--fructose-6-phosphate transaminase (isomerizing) — protein MCGIVGYIGRQNAKELLLKGLEKLEYRGYDSAGIATREGNEVTVTKAKGRIADLREAAAHEIDGQTGIGHTRWATHGVPSFENSHPHQSTSERYTLVHNGVIENYQELKATYLSNVTFVSDTDTEVIVQLIEHFSETGLSTEEAFTKVVSLLHGSYALGLLDREDDDTIYVAKNKSPLLVGIGDDFNVIASDALAMIQITSEYKELKDQEIVLVKRDQVIIKNLNGEKIERKSYIAEIDASDAEKGIYDHYMLKEIYEQPAVMRRIIQEYQDDKGELKIDSEIIKDIQAADRIYIIAAGTSYHAGLVGKTFIEKWAGIPTEVHVSSEFVYNIPLLSENPLFIYISQSGETADSRAVLVETTKLGYKSLTITNVAGSTLSREADHTLLLHAGPEIAVASTKAYTAQIAVLSILSQVVASSRGRQADIDLLRELGKVTAVIETIVDDAPKMEDIATEFLETTRNAFFIGRTVDYNVSLEGALKLKEISYIQAEGFAGGELKHGTIALIEEGTPVIALATQENVNLSIRGNVQEVVARGAAPCIISMEGLEKDGDTYVIPNVHELLTPLVSVVTLQLISYYAALHRGLDVDKPRNLAKSVTVE, from the coding sequence ATGTGTGGAATAGTTGGTTATATTGGACGTCAAAATGCAAAAGAATTACTGTTAAAAGGGTTAGAAAAGCTAGAGTATCGTGGTTATGATTCAGCCGGAATTGCAACGCGAGAAGGGAATGAAGTGACAGTCACAAAAGCCAAAGGACGTATTGCAGATTTGCGTGAAGCGGCGGCACATGAGATTGATGGACAAACAGGTATCGGTCATACGCGTTGGGCGACGCACGGCGTACCGAGTTTTGAAAATTCACACCCACATCAGTCAACAAGTGAGCGCTATACATTAGTGCACAATGGTGTGATTGAAAACTATCAGGAGTTAAAAGCAACATATCTGTCAAATGTCACGTTTGTTTCTGACACGGATACCGAAGTCATTGTACAGTTAATTGAGCATTTTTCAGAAACAGGTTTATCAACAGAAGAAGCATTTACAAAAGTGGTTTCATTATTACATGGATCATATGCATTAGGTTTATTGGATCGCGAAGATGATGATACGATTTACGTTGCTAAAAATAAATCGCCGTTACTCGTTGGGATTGGCGATGATTTCAATGTGATTGCGTCAGATGCTTTAGCAATGATTCAAATTACAAGCGAATATAAAGAATTAAAAGATCAGGAAATCGTTTTAGTTAAACGTGATCAAGTGATCATTAAAAACTTAAATGGCGAAAAGATAGAGAGAAAGAGCTATATTGCAGAAATCGATGCTTCGGACGCTGAAAAAGGAATTTACGATCATTACATGTTAAAAGAAATTTACGAACAGCCTGCAGTCATGCGACGTATCATTCAAGAGTATCAAGACGATAAAGGTGAATTGAAAATTGATTCAGAAATCATTAAAGATATTCAAGCGGCGGATCGAATTTATATCATTGCAGCGGGGACAAGTTACCACGCTGGCCTAGTAGGTAAAACATTTATTGAAAAGTGGGCCGGTATCCCGACAGAAGTACATGTCTCATCGGAATTTGTGTACAATATACCGTTGCTTTCTGAAAATCCATTGTTTATTTATATCTCTCAATCAGGGGAAACAGCGGATAGTCGTGCGGTATTAGTGGAAACGACAAAACTAGGATACAAATCATTGACCATTACGAATGTTGCGGGATCGACCCTGTCTCGTGAAGCGGATCATACATTGTTGTTACATGCAGGTCCAGAAATTGCTGTCGCTTCAACAAAAGCATATACTGCACAAATTGCCGTTCTATCTATTTTATCTCAAGTGGTAGCGTCATCACGTGGCCGTCAAGCGGATATTGATTTGCTTCGTGAATTGGGTAAAGTCACTGCAGTAATTGAAACGATTGTTGATGATGCACCGAAAATGGAAGACATTGCGACAGAATTTTTAGAGACGACACGTAATGCATTCTTTATCGGTCGTACGGTTGACTACAATGTCAGCTTAGAAGGTGCTTTGAAACTGAAAGAGATTTCATACATTCAAGCGGAAGGTTTCGCGGGTGGTGAATTAAAACATGGGACGATTGCTTTGATTGAAGAAGGCACACCAGTCATTGCCCTTGCGACTCAGGAAAATGTTAATCTTTCAATTAGAGGTAATGTTCAAGAAGTTGTTGCGCGTGGTGCAGCACCTTGTATTATCTCAATGGAAGGGCTTGAGAAAGACGGAGACACGTATGTGATACCGAATGTTCATGAATTACTGACACCGCTTGTCTCTGTAGTTACATTGCAATTGATTTCTTATTATGCCGCATTGCATCGTGGATTAGATGTGGATAAACCACGTAATCTTGCGAAATCCGTGACAGTGGAATAA